A genome region from Thalassococcus arenae includes the following:
- a CDS encoding lipid A-modifier LpxR family protein, producing MRSVLSLAIVVLVAFSHGAAAEGRHVLGYGRLVTNDSFVGTLDRWQTGSFASSRVRGRGWDGVLPDRPFEILEYRLGAQLMAPDNLRFPAAGDRPYAAALSLGMHTHFARGATEFALGGDLVFTGPQTRLGEVQTAVHDAFGITPATNSVLARQIGDAVYPTLVTEVGQAFAVGGQAVLRPFAELRWGAESLARIGADLTVGPAGQGELLVRDPVTGHRYRSVHNRVPGFSWVLGGDITHVADSVFLPDNRGVTAEKHRHRLRTGLHWQGDRHAIFYGVTWMSEEFEAQPEAQVVGSLRLNLRF from the coding sequence ATGCGCTCGGTTCTTTCCCTGGCCATAGTGGTCTTGGTTGCATTCTCGCACGGCGCCGCTGCCGAGGGCCGGCACGTGCTGGGCTATGGCCGGTTGGTCACCAACGATTCCTTTGTCGGGACGCTGGATCGCTGGCAGACCGGATCCTTTGCGTCGAGCCGGGTGCGCGGGCGAGGATGGGACGGCGTGTTGCCCGACCGACCTTTCGAAATCCTCGAATACCGGCTGGGCGCGCAACTGATGGCGCCCGACAACCTGCGCTTTCCCGCGGCCGGGGACCGGCCCTATGCCGCCGCGCTGTCGCTGGGCATGCACACGCATTTCGCCCGGGGCGCAACCGAATTCGCCTTGGGTGGCGATCTGGTCTTTACCGGCCCGCAAACCCGGCTGGGCGAAGTCCAGACGGCGGTGCATGACGCGTTCGGGATCACGCCGGCGACGAATTCGGTGTTGGCACGGCAGATCGGCGATGCCGTGTATCCCACGCTGGTCACCGAGGTGGGTCAGGCATTCGCCGTCGGAGGACAAGCCGTTCTGCGGCCCTTTGCGGAACTGCGCTGGGGCGCGGAGTCTCTGGCGCGGATCGGTGCCGATCTGACCGTCGGGCCGGCGGGCCAGGGCGAATTGCTTGTGCGCGACCCGGTCACGGGCCACCGGTATCGCAGCGTGCACAATCGCGTGCCCGGGTTCAGCTGGGTCCTGGGCGGCGACATCACGCATGTGGCCGACAGTGTCTTTCTTCCCGACAACCGTGGCGTCACCGCGGAAAAACACCGCCACCGATTGCGAACGGGGTTGCACTGGCAGGGCGACAGGCATGCGATCTTCTATGGCGTGACCTGGATGTCGGAGGAGTTCGAGGCGCAGCCGGAAGCCCAGGTCGTGGGATCCTTGCGGTTGAACCTGCGATTCTGA
- a CDS encoding Hint domain-containing protein, producing the protein MGTGYQGTFVISWSQTELDGLKAAPPSSLSVGAIWTWSGDVVRVDGPSSVLRLNRAEGEAELRKRAARMVRRLVGAAVTDTMRPDEIDIAHPLADSSFVVTDGTQSFTVTLIEVGPGVRPLLMFLDEMPPKNRDLWIVHHNLEARTDHASAETAGGVICFTPGTRIATPNGLVAVEDLREGDMVQTKDSGSQEIQWIGSRHMTGARLFAMPRLRPIRIRAGAFGIAQPDHEFLVSPEHRMLVRGAVAKSLFNTPEVLVAAKDLVNGDSIVHDLLVREVTYVHLMLPRHEVVFANGVETESFHPANTALGTIASDDRARLQKRLPQVAENPHCYGAYARRNLSSSEAAILLHEAA; encoded by the coding sequence ATGGGAACGGGCTATCAGGGCACGTTCGTCATCTCTTGGTCGCAGACGGAACTAGACGGTCTCAAGGCCGCACCTCCGTCGTCGCTTTCGGTCGGGGCCATCTGGACCTGGTCGGGCGATGTTGTCAGGGTTGACGGACCGTCTTCGGTCTTGCGGTTGAACCGGGCGGAAGGCGAAGCGGAATTGCGCAAACGCGCGGCGCGCATGGTGCGCAGGTTGGTGGGTGCGGCTGTGACCGACACCATGCGACCGGACGAGATCGATATCGCGCATCCCCTCGCGGACAGCAGCTTTGTCGTCACGGATGGCACGCAAAGCTTTACCGTGACACTGATCGAAGTCGGCCCCGGGGTGCGACCGCTGTTGATGTTCCTCGACGAGATGCCGCCGAAGAACCGCGATCTTTGGATCGTGCACCACAACCTCGAAGCACGGACCGATCACGCATCGGCCGAAACCGCAGGCGGGGTCATCTGTTTCACACCGGGCACCCGGATCGCGACGCCGAACGGGCTGGTGGCGGTCGAGGATCTTCGCGAAGGCGACATGGTTCAGACCAAGGACAGCGGGTCACAGGAAATCCAGTGGATCGGCAGCCGGCACATGACCGGGGCGCGGTTGTTCGCCATGCCGCGGCTGCGGCCGATCCGAATTCGCGCAGGCGCTTTCGGCATCGCGCAGCCGGATCACGAATTCCTGGTTTCGCCCGAGCACCGGATGCTGGTGCGTGGCGCGGTGGCGAAGTCGCTGTTCAATACACCCGAAGTCCTGGTGGCCGCGAAAGACCTGGTGAACGGCGACAGCATCGTGCACGACCTGCTCGTGCGGGAAGTGACCTATGTTCACCTGATGCTTCCGAGGCACGAGGTGGTCTTTGCCAACGGCGTAGAAACCGAAAGCTTCCATCCCGCCAATACCGCGCTGGGAACCATCGCAAGCGACGACCGCGCGCGGCTACAGAAGCGCCTGCCGCAAGTGGCCGAGAACCCGCATTGCTATGGTGCCTATGCCCGGCGGAACCTGTCATCGTCCGAGGCGGCGATCCTGCTGCACGAGGCCGCCTGA
- a CDS encoding SH3 domain-containing protein: protein MRRVLLSLGLACIMAGGAFADNRGPVTNLPLPRFVSLKAAEGNVRRGPSLTHRIDWVYKRRNMPLEITAEHGHWRRVRDRDGAGGWVHYSLLSGVRTVLVEQDMVDLHVRPEETAPVSARLELGVIARLGDCNPDWCRLTAGGYKGWAPKTALWGVRPDEIRE from the coding sequence ATGCGCAGGGTACTTCTGTCACTGGGTCTGGCATGCATCATGGCCGGAGGGGCATTCGCGGATAACCGCGGGCCGGTCACGAATCTTCCTTTGCCGCGCTTCGTTTCGCTGAAAGCCGCCGAAGGCAATGTGCGCCGCGGTCCGTCACTGACACACCGGATCGACTGGGTCTACAAGCGCCGCAACATGCCACTGGAAATCACCGCGGAACACGGCCATTGGCGCCGCGTGCGCGACCGCGACGGCGCCGGCGGATGGGTGCACTATTCGCTGTTGTCGGGCGTGCGCACCGTGCTCGTGGAACAGGACATGGTAGACCTTCACGTCCGGCCCGAGGAAACTGCCCCGGTCAGCGCCCGGCTGGAATTGGGCGTCATCGCCCGGCTAGGCGATTGCAATCCCGATTGGTGCCGCCTGACGGCGGGCGGCTACAAGGGTTGGGCACCGAAGACCGCGCTTTGGGGCGTTCGCCCCGACGAAATCCGCGAGTGA
- a CDS encoding 2-hydroxyacid dehydrogenase, protein MPTKRLSVVVTRRLPEAVETRLTELFDARLRADDTPMTRAELAEAVRTADVLVPTITDTIDAGLIGQAGENLRLIANYGAGVDHIDVETARSRGILVSNTPGVVTEDTADMVMALMLGVTRRLQEGLAVMQGDDWAGWAPTAFLGGRIGGKRLGILGMGRIGQAVARRARAFGMQIHYHNRRRLRPELEEALEATYWDSLDQMVARMDVISVNCPHTPSTFHLLNARRLKLLKPTAVIVNTSRGEVIDENALVRMLKAGELAGAGLDVYEHGHRGNAELRSMPNVVMLPHMGSATEEGRIEMGEKVIINVKTFADGHRPPDQVVPAML, encoded by the coding sequence ATGCCAACAAAACGTCTGAGTGTTGTCGTGACGCGACGCTTGCCCGAGGCAGTGGAAACCCGCCTGACCGAGTTGTTCGACGCGCGCTTGCGCGCCGACGACACGCCGATGACACGCGCCGAACTGGCCGAGGCGGTTCGCACCGCTGATGTGCTTGTGCCGACGATCACCGACACCATCGATGCCGGTCTGATCGGTCAGGCCGGCGAAAACCTGCGCCTGATCGCCAATTACGGCGCAGGCGTGGATCACATCGACGTCGAAACCGCGCGTTCGCGCGGTATCCTCGTGTCGAACACGCCCGGTGTGGTGACCGAAGACACCGCCGATATGGTCATGGCTCTGATGCTGGGCGTGACACGCCGCCTGCAGGAGGGGCTGGCGGTCATGCAGGGCGACGATTGGGCCGGCTGGGCGCCGACCGCCTTTCTGGGCGGCCGGATCGGCGGAAAGCGGCTGGGCATCCTGGGCATGGGCCGGATCGGTCAGGCAGTGGCACGGCGGGCGCGGGCCTTCGGGATGCAGATCCACTATCACAACCGGCGCCGTTTGCGGCCCGAGTTGGAAGAGGCGCTGGAAGCAACCTATTGGGACAGTCTCGACCAAATGGTGGCTCGCATGGACGTCATCAGCGTGAACTGTCCGCACACGCCGTCGACCTTTCACCTGCTGAACGCGCGGCGGCTCAAGCTGCTCAAGCCCACAGCGGTTATCGTCAACACCTCGCGCGGCGAGGTGATCGATGAAAACGCGCTGGTGCGCATGCTGAAGGCGGGAGAGCTGGCCGGTGCCGGGCTGGATGTCTACGAACACGGACATCGCGGCAATGCCGAATTGCGGTCGATGCCCAACGTCGTGATGCTGCCGCATATGGGATCGGCCACCGAAGAAGGCCGGATCGAGATGGGCGAAAAGGTCATCATCAACGTCAAGACCTTTGCCGACGGCCATCGTCCGCCGGATCAGGTTGTCCCGGCGATGCTGTGA
- the ggt gene encoding gamma-glutamyltransferase: MFRSILPWLFAAFASVAQAQQAADAVDPEAATDTGFAAISQDVAAALDAKSAGQPVSARDWMVAAANPYAVSAGADVLRAGGTAADAMVAVQAVLGLVEPQSSGLGGGAFLVWYDAASGAITTLDGRETAPLAATPKLFQDDNGEPLKFFDAVVGGRSVGVPGTPALMQAAHERWGRSDWAGLFGAAIDLAENGFPVSPRLAGLVAEDADRLGRFAPTAAYFLPGGAPVAAGTILKNPDYASVLRSISTEGAGVFYTGAIAQDIVDTVVGATGNPGVMSLTDLAIYQVKERPAVCVVFRAHDVCGMGPPSSGALTVGQILGMLDAYPPGNPDDPQTWRLIGDASRLAFADRGRYMADSDFVPMPTAGLVAPDYLAARSELLRGDDALPEVVPGTPEWDHALLWADDDSLELPSTSHISIVDSYGNALSMTTTIENGFGSRLMTNGFLLNNELTDFSFSSHSDGIPIANRVEPGKRPRSSMAPTIVMRDGAPVLVIGSPGGSRIIGYVAKAIIAHVDWGMDVQQAVSMPHGVNRFGTFDLEEGTNLAALQPDLEALGYEVTVRALTSGLHAISIGSDGLRGGADPRREGVALGE; this comes from the coding sequence ATGTTCCGATCGATATTGCCATGGCTTTTCGCGGCCTTCGCCAGCGTAGCCCAAGCACAACAGGCCGCGGATGCGGTCGATCCCGAAGCCGCAACGGACACCGGGTTCGCTGCGATATCGCAGGACGTTGCGGCCGCGCTTGATGCGAAATCCGCCGGTCAGCCGGTTTCGGCGCGGGACTGGATGGTCGCCGCGGCCAACCCGTACGCCGTCTCGGCAGGCGCCGACGTGCTGCGCGCCGGCGGGACGGCCGCCGATGCCATGGTCGCCGTCCAGGCGGTGCTTGGCCTGGTCGAGCCGCAGAGTTCGGGCCTGGGTGGCGGGGCTTTCCTGGTCTGGTACGACGCGGCATCGGGGGCGATCACCACGCTGGACGGGCGCGAGACCGCGCCGTTGGCGGCGACGCCCAAACTGTTCCAGGACGACAACGGCGAACCGCTGAAGTTCTTCGATGCGGTCGTCGGCGGACGGTCGGTCGGCGTGCCGGGAACGCCCGCGCTGATGCAGGCGGCGCATGAACGCTGGGGACGGTCGGACTGGGCAGGCCTTTTCGGCGCGGCGATCGACCTGGCCGAAAACGGGTTTCCCGTGTCGCCGCGACTTGCCGGGCTAGTCGCCGAGGATGCCGACAGGCTGGGCCGGTTCGCGCCCACTGCCGCTTATTTCCTTCCGGGCGGAGCACCAGTCGCGGCGGGAACGATCCTGAAGAACCCGGACTACGCGTCGGTCCTGCGGTCGATATCCACCGAGGGTGCGGGGGTCTTCTATACCGGCGCCATCGCGCAGGACATCGTCGATACCGTGGTCGGTGCAACCGGCAATCCGGGCGTGATGAGCCTGACCGATCTGGCCATCTACCAGGTCAAGGAACGGCCTGCGGTCTGCGTGGTGTTTCGCGCGCATGATGTCTGCGGGATGGGCCCGCCGTCGTCGGGCGCGCTGACCGTCGGCCAGATCCTGGGTATGCTCGACGCCTATCCGCCGGGCAATCCCGACGATCCACAGACCTGGCGGCTGATCGGCGATGCCTCGCGGCTCGCCTTTGCCGACAGGGGGCGGTACATGGCCGACAGCGATTTCGTGCCGATGCCGACCGCGGGGCTGGTGGCGCCGGACTACCTGGCGGCGCGTTCAGAACTGTTGCGGGGCGACGACGCCCTGCCCGAGGTCGTGCCGGGAACGCCCGAATGGGATCATGCGCTGCTTTGGGCGGATGACGACAGCCTGGAACTGCCTTCGACCTCTCACATCTCGATCGTCGACAGCTACGGCAACGCCCTGTCGATGACCACGACGATCGAGAACGGCTTTGGGTCACGGCTGATGACCAACGGCTTTCTGCTGAACAACGAATTGACCGACTTTTCGTTCAGCAGCCATTCCGACGGCATCCCCATCGCGAACCGCGTCGAACCGGGCAAGCGGCCGCGATCGTCGATGGCGCCGACCATCGTGATGCGCGACGGCGCGCCGGTTCTGGTTATCGGCAGCCCCGGAGGCAGCCGGATCATCGGCTACGTGGCCAAGGCCATCATCGCGCATGTCGACTGGGGCATGGATGTCCAGCAAGCGGTGTCGATGCCGCATGGCGTCAACCGGTTCGGCACGTTCGATCTGGAAGAAGGCACCAATCTTGCGGCACTGCAGCCGGACCTCGAGGCGCTCGGCTACGAGGTGACCGTGCGCGCCCTGACATCGGGTCTGCACGCCATTTCCATCGGTTCCGACGGTCTCAGGGGCGGGGCGGACCCGCGACGCGAAGGCGTTGCCCTTGGCGAGTGA
- a CDS encoding 2-isopropylmalate synthase, whose product MTSKKDRVLIFDTTLRDGEQSPGATMTHSEKLEIAELLDDMGVDIIEAGFPIASEGDFRAVSEIAERSKNAVICGLARAQLPDIDRCWEAVKHAEKPRIHTFIGTSPLHRAIPNLTMDEMADRIHETVTHARNLCDNVQWSPMDATRTEWDYLCRVVEIAIKAGASTINIPDTVGYTAPRESADLIRRLIETVPGADEVVFATHCHNDLGMATANALAAVEGGARQIECTINGLGERAGNTALEEVVMALKVRGDIMPFETRIDTRKIMHISRRVSTVSGFPVQFNKAIVGKNAFAHESGIHQDGMLKNAETFEIMRPEDVGIAGTSLPLGKHSGRAALRAKLKDLGVEVGDNQLKDIFVRFKELADRKKEVFDDDILALVSATGDEADHLQLVNLRVACGTGGPAEAELEMEIDGKEVSATETGDGPVDASFKAVRALHPNKARLQLYQVHAVTEGTDAQATVSVRLEEDGMIATGQSADTDTVVASVKAYIQALNRLLVRRSKVGPGADAKEISYKEFG is encoded by the coding sequence ATGACTTCGAAAAAAGACCGCGTGCTCATCTTTGACACGACCCTCCGCGATGGCGAACAAAGCCCCGGCGCGACCATGACCCATTCCGAGAAACTCGAAATCGCCGAGTTGCTGGATGACATGGGCGTCGACATCATCGAAGCCGGTTTTCCGATCGCCTCCGAAGGCGACTTTCGCGCCGTGTCCGAGATCGCCGAGCGTTCCAAGAACGCCGTGATCTGCGGCCTGGCCCGTGCGCAACTGCCCGATATCGACCGCTGCTGGGAAGCCGTCAAACACGCCGAGAAACCGCGCATCCATACCTTTATCGGTACCTCGCCGCTGCACCGTGCCATTCCGAACCTGACCATGGACGAGATGGCCGATCGCATCCACGAAACCGTGACCCATGCCCGCAACCTGTGCGACAACGTGCAATGGTCGCCGATGGATGCCACGCGGACGGAATGGGATTACCTGTGCCGGGTGGTCGAGATCGCCATCAAGGCCGGCGCCAGCACGATCAACATCCCCGACACGGTGGGCTACACCGCGCCGCGCGAAAGCGCCGACCTGATCCGCCGCCTGATCGAAACCGTGCCCGGCGCCGACGAGGTGGTGTTCGCCACCCATTGCCACAACGACCTGGGCATGGCGACGGCCAACGCGCTGGCTGCCGTCGAAGGCGGCGCGCGGCAGATCGAATGCACGATCAACGGCCTGGGCGAACGCGCCGGGAACACCGCGCTGGAAGAAGTCGTCATGGCGCTCAAGGTGCGCGGCGACATCATGCCGTTCGAGACCCGCATCGACACCCGCAAGATCATGCATATCTCGCGCCGTGTCTCGACCGTGTCGGGTTTCCCGGTGCAGTTCAACAAGGCGATCGTCGGCAAGAACGCCTTTGCCCACGAATCGGGCATCCACCAGGACGGGATGCTCAAGAACGCCGAGACGTTCGAGATCATGCGCCCCGAGGACGTGGGCATCGCCGGAACCTCGCTGCCGCTGGGCAAGCATTCGGGCCGGGCCGCGCTGCGCGCCAAGCTCAAGGACCTGGGCGTCGAGGTGGGCGACAACCAGCTCAAGGATATCTTCGTGCGGTTCAAGGAACTGGCCGACCGCAAGAAAGAGGTGTTCGACGACGACATCCTCGCCCTTGTCTCGGCCACCGGCGACGAGGCGGATCACCTGCAACTGGTGAACCTGCGCGTCGCCTGCGGCACGGGCGGACCGGCCGAAGCCGAGTTGGAGATGGAAATCGACGGCAAGGAAGTGTCGGCCACCGAAACCGGCGACGGCCCCGTCGATGCCAGCTTCAAGGCGGTGCGCGCACTGCATCCCAACAAGGCGCGGCTGCAGCTTTACCAGGTGCACGCGGTGACCGAAGGCACCGATGCCCAGGCCACGGTCAGCGTACGACTGGAAGAAGACGGGATGATAGCCACCGGGCAGTCCGCGGATACCGACACCGTGGTCGCTTCGGTCAAGGCCTACATCCAGGCGCTCAACCGGCTTCTGGTGCGGCGGTCCAAGGTCGGGCCCGGCGCAGATGCCAAGGAGATCAGCTACAAGGAATTCGGCTGA